One Eurosta solidaginis isolate ZX-2024a chromosome 5, ASM4086904v1, whole genome shotgun sequence DNA segment encodes these proteins:
- the Ssl1 gene encoding general transcription factor IIH subunit 2 isoform X2 — MADIDGEDPKEYRWETGYEKTWEAIKEDDDGLLDGAIAEIIQKAKRKRQAQKTQQNRLGMMRHLYIILDCSESMTVPDLKPTRMLCTIKLLEIFIEEFFDQNPISQLGLIVLKGKRAEKLTELTGTSKLHLKAVESVNKIPLNSEPSLQNGLDLAMKALKVVPGHASREVLIIMGSLTTCDPVDINGTIDSLKADNIRCSVISLSAEIHVCRHLTQQTGGTYGAVLDDAHFRDQLLAHVDPPPAAQTQENSLIKMGFPHAKTDGGKDPPLSMCMCHIENTDEPSKLTSGGYHCPQCFSKYCELPVECQTCGLTLVSAPHLARSYHHLFPVQHFTELDFNAQATNCYACQKPLTESTDKNVYRCEKCTQIYCIDCDIFIHETLHTCVGCNTANAQRK; from the exons ATGGCTGATATAGATGGGGAAGATCCAAAGGAGTATCGCTGGGAAACTGGCTACGAAAAAACTTG GGAAGCCATCAAGGAGGATGATGACGGACTTTTGGATGGCGCGATTGCTGAAATTATACAAAAGGCCAAAAGAAAGAGGCAAGCGCAAAAGACACAACAAAATCGTTTAGGAATGATGCGGCACCTATACATTATATTAGATTGCTCTGAGTCAATGACTGTGCCGGATTTGAAGCCCACGCGAATGTTGTGCACCATTAAG CTTTTAGAAATATTCATTGaagaattttttgatcaaaatccTATCAGTCAATTGGGATTAATTGTGCTAAAAGGTAAACGCGCTGAAAAGCTTACTGAACTAACGGGCACATCAAAGTTGCATCTTAAAGCGGTGGAGAG CGTCAACAAAATTCCACTCAACAGCGAACCCTCACTTCAGAATGGTCTCGATTTGGCTATGAAAGCGCTAAAAGTAGTACCCGGGCATGCATCACGTGAAGTATTAATTATAATGGGCTCCTTAACTACATGTGATCCCGTCGATATAAATGGCACGATCGATTCACTCAAAGCCGACAATATACGTTGCTCTGTCATTTCATTATCTGCTGAAATACATGTTTGTCGTCATTTAACACAACAAACTGGTGGCACCTATGGTGCTGTTCTTGATGATGCACATTTTCGTGATCAATTGTTGGCTCATGTCGATCCGCCCCCAGCAGCACAAACACAAGAAAACTCTTTGATAAAAATGGGATTTCCACATGCCAAAACGGATGGTGGCAAAGATCCGCCTCTATCGATGTGTATGTGTCATATTGAGAATACAGATGAACCCAGTAAACTTACCTCTGGTGGTTATCATTGTCCGCAGTGTTTTAGTAAATATTGCGAATTACCGGTTGAATGTCAAACGTGTGGTCTGACTTTGGTATCAGCTCCGCATTTAGCACGATCATATCATCATCTCTTTCCGGTTCAACATTTTACAGAATTGGATTTCAATGCGCAAGCAACTAACTGTTACGCTTGCCAAAAACCACTAACAGAGTCAACAGACAAAAATGTGTATCGTTGTGAGAAATGTACGCAAATTTATTGTATTGATTGCGATATTTTCATTCATGAGACATTACATACTTGTGTTGGTTGTAATACAGCAAATGCACAGAGAAAATAG
- the Ssl1 gene encoding general transcription factor IIH subunit 2 isoform X1, with product MVMSRLAVVKTFFRAADWTLKQSAVQEIKKFGQRSTATTRSSILPLFFLLPNKNTLKMADIDGEDPKEYRWETGYEKTWEAIKEDDDGLLDGAIAEIIQKAKRKRQAQKTQQNRLGMMRHLYIILDCSESMTVPDLKPTRMLCTIKLLEIFIEEFFDQNPISQLGLIVLKGKRAEKLTELTGTSKLHLKAVESVNKIPLNSEPSLQNGLDLAMKALKVVPGHASREVLIIMGSLTTCDPVDINGTIDSLKADNIRCSVISLSAEIHVCRHLTQQTGGTYGAVLDDAHFRDQLLAHVDPPPAAQTQENSLIKMGFPHAKTDGGKDPPLSMCMCHIENTDEPSKLTSGGYHCPQCFSKYCELPVECQTCGLTLVSAPHLARSYHHLFPVQHFTELDFNAQATNCYACQKPLTESTDKNVYRCEKCTQIYCIDCDIFIHETLHTCVGCNTANAQRK from the exons ATGGTGATGTCAAGATTAGCCGTGGTGAAAACGTTTTTCCGCGCCGCGGACTGGACATTAAAACAATCAGCTGttcaagaaataaaaaaatttg GACAGCGGTCTACTGCTACTACCCGTTCAAGTATTTTACCTTTGTTTTTTCTACTGCCGAACAAGAATACGTTGAAAATGGCTGATATAGATGGGGAAGATCCAAAGGAGTATCGCTGGGAAACTGGCTACGAAAAAACTTG GGAAGCCATCAAGGAGGATGATGACGGACTTTTGGATGGCGCGATTGCTGAAATTATACAAAAGGCCAAAAGAAAGAGGCAAGCGCAAAAGACACAACAAAATCGTTTAGGAATGATGCGGCACCTATACATTATATTAGATTGCTCTGAGTCAATGACTGTGCCGGATTTGAAGCCCACGCGAATGTTGTGCACCATTAAG CTTTTAGAAATATTCATTGaagaattttttgatcaaaatccTATCAGTCAATTGGGATTAATTGTGCTAAAAGGTAAACGCGCTGAAAAGCTTACTGAACTAACGGGCACATCAAAGTTGCATCTTAAAGCGGTGGAGAG CGTCAACAAAATTCCACTCAACAGCGAACCCTCACTTCAGAATGGTCTCGATTTGGCTATGAAAGCGCTAAAAGTAGTACCCGGGCATGCATCACGTGAAGTATTAATTATAATGGGCTCCTTAACTACATGTGATCCCGTCGATATAAATGGCACGATCGATTCACTCAAAGCCGACAATATACGTTGCTCTGTCATTTCATTATCTGCTGAAATACATGTTTGTCGTCATTTAACACAACAAACTGGTGGCACCTATGGTGCTGTTCTTGATGATGCACATTTTCGTGATCAATTGTTGGCTCATGTCGATCCGCCCCCAGCAGCACAAACACAAGAAAACTCTTTGATAAAAATGGGATTTCCACATGCCAAAACGGATGGTGGCAAAGATCCGCCTCTATCGATGTGTATGTGTCATATTGAGAATACAGATGAACCCAGTAAACTTACCTCTGGTGGTTATCATTGTCCGCAGTGTTTTAGTAAATATTGCGAATTACCGGTTGAATGTCAAACGTGTGGTCTGACTTTGGTATCAGCTCCGCATTTAGCACGATCATATCATCATCTCTTTCCGGTTCAACATTTTACAGAATTGGATTTCAATGCGCAAGCAACTAACTGTTACGCTTGCCAAAAACCACTAACAGAGTCAACAGACAAAAATGTGTATCGTTGTGAGAAATGTACGCAAATTTATTGTATTGATTGCGATATTTTCATTCATGAGACATTACATACTTGTGTTGGTTGTAATACAGCAAATGCACAGAGAAAATAG